A section of the Kribbella sp. HUAS MG21 genome encodes:
- a CDS encoding PQQ-binding-like beta-propeller repeat protein produces MVELRARWDNLLPRSASLADDLVARYVERNRRAYRDQYLTIVLTALDSLIQLSTDPTSVRLAAWFHRAVHEPGGTPPEDAEASARLAEQVLPQYGVPPIRIAEVARLIRLTGDLAAPQPDAYAPPRRDANGDVLLDAVNAILASDPSRYAVHTAEVRRDAGERKAALEHRYEEVRDLLDGHLYRTQLARQRLGQVARLNLESELAGLDSELPAPWRGWQQAALTATATFTAIAAAVVAIAATGASWEIPATRHEAGWPTVALAVLSFFCAPVLFRCARSASQRARLIAGSVLAIALTGLLIAWAQAPRTNEAVGIGLRVPLLISALLLLLVAGAAALVASLLRTRTARFLPARNLGQQLAWLAVPGAVALALLLIVQPLSRNYVLSSNERVESAPRDAGRATPSVLDGGVAWISDSVVGTGAEEAVGTRYGIAIPRPSGVVELLDAATGALRWRYSRSDSDEKPVITATGNGEYVLAQFADVGYLLLDANTGHRKAAWSGRTRDHVIQQAQPLLTGERSGKLHGVDPDGRERWTYESGECTDLGAIATAETVVSFVSHTCDDRPDQMTALDVQSGKQLWTKTSTDTYRRPVVVAGLVVVAEPGGDGDVPAALTAIEPRTGDIRWRWEVPRTWACRTLLNAAGRYLIVVDCPGPSSLENRRTVVTAVDANTGLTAWQTEAPVSPRTKVTVTADGRVVSLTRTAGGCVANVISRTGFRQARLPAAVSCSRDPRAVGNLVLTSGPETMIALR; encoded by the coding sequence GTGGTGGAACTCCGGGCGCGCTGGGACAACCTGCTGCCCCGGTCTGCCTCACTGGCCGACGACCTGGTCGCCAGGTACGTCGAACGCAACCGCCGCGCGTACCGCGACCAGTACCTCACGATCGTCCTCACCGCGCTGGACTCGCTCATCCAGCTCTCCACCGACCCCACCAGCGTCCGGCTGGCGGCCTGGTTCCACCGCGCGGTCCACGAGCCCGGCGGCACACCGCCCGAGGACGCCGAGGCGTCGGCCCGGCTGGCCGAGCAGGTCCTCCCTCAGTACGGCGTACCGCCCATCCGGATCGCCGAGGTCGCCAGGCTGATCCGGCTGACCGGCGACCTCGCGGCGCCGCAGCCGGACGCCTACGCGCCACCGCGCCGGGATGCCAACGGCGACGTACTCCTCGACGCTGTCAACGCGATCCTCGCCTCCGACCCGAGCCGGTACGCCGTCCACACCGCCGAGGTACGACGTGACGCCGGCGAGCGCAAGGCCGCGCTGGAGCACCGGTACGAGGAGGTGCGCGACCTACTCGACGGCCACCTGTACCGCACGCAGCTGGCCCGGCAGCGTCTCGGCCAGGTCGCACGGCTCAACCTGGAGTCGGAGCTCGCCGGACTGGACAGCGAGCTCCCGGCGCCCTGGCGTGGCTGGCAGCAGGCCGCCCTGACAGCCACCGCCACCTTCACAGCCATCGCAGCCGCCGTGGTCGCGATCGCCGCGACCGGTGCGTCCTGGGAGATCCCGGCGACCCGGCACGAGGCAGGCTGGCCGACGGTCGCGCTGGCGGTCCTGTCGTTCTTCTGCGCGCCAGTGCTCTTCCGCTGCGCCCGCAGTGCCAGTCAGCGCGCCCGCCTGATCGCAGGCTCGGTTCTGGCGATCGCACTGACCGGACTGCTCATCGCCTGGGCCCAGGCGCCGCGCACCAACGAAGCCGTGGGCATCGGCCTCCGCGTCCCACTACTGATCTCCGCGCTACTACTTCTCCTCGTGGCCGGCGCCGCAGCCCTCGTGGCCTCACTACTGCGCACGCGCACCGCCCGCTTCCTCCCAGCCCGGAACCTGGGCCAGCAACTCGCGTGGCTCGCCGTACCGGGAGCGGTCGCGCTGGCGCTCCTACTGATCGTGCAGCCGCTGTCGCGCAACTACGTGCTCTCCTCGAACGAGCGCGTCGAGAGCGCGCCACGCGACGCCGGTCGCGCTACACCCTCCGTCCTGGACGGTGGCGTCGCGTGGATCAGCGACTCGGTCGTCGGCACCGGGGCGGAGGAGGCGGTCGGCACGCGGTACGGCATCGCGATCCCGCGACCGAGCGGCGTGGTGGAACTGCTCGACGCGGCCACGGGTGCGCTGCGGTGGCGCTACAGCCGCTCGGACTCCGACGAGAAGCCGGTGATCACGGCCACGGGCAATGGCGAGTACGTGCTGGCCCAGTTCGCCGACGTCGGCTACCTGCTGCTCGACGCGAACACCGGCCACCGCAAGGCCGCCTGGTCCGGGCGGACCCGCGACCACGTCATCCAGCAGGCGCAGCCGCTGCTGACCGGCGAACGCTCCGGCAAGCTGCACGGTGTCGACCCGGACGGCCGGGAGCGGTGGACGTACGAGTCCGGCGAGTGCACCGACCTGGGCGCGATCGCGACCGCCGAGACAGTGGTGTCGTTCGTCAGCCACACCTGCGACGACCGGCCGGACCAGATGACCGCACTGGACGTCCAGTCGGGCAAGCAGCTGTGGACGAAGACGTCGACGGACACCTACCGGCGGCCCGTGGTGGTGGCCGGTCTGGTCGTGGTGGCCGAGCCCGGCGGCGATGGCGACGTACCGGCCGCGCTGACGGCGATCGAGCCGCGGACGGGTGACATCCGCTGGCGCTGGGAGGTGCCGCGGACCTGGGCCTGCCGCACGCTGCTCAATGCCGCCGGGAGGTACCTGATCGTCGTCGACTGCCCGGGCCCGAGCAGCCTGGAGAACCGCCGGACCGTGGTGACCGCCGTCGACGCGAACACCGGCCTGACCGCCTGGCAGACCGAGGCCCCGGTAAGCCCGCGGACGAAGGTCACGGTGACCGCGGACGGCCGCGTGGTCTCGCTCACCCGCACCGCCGGCGGCTGCGTCGCGAACGTGATCAGCCGGACCGGTTTCCGGCAGGCCCGGCTGCCCGCGGCCGTCTCCTGCAGCCGCGATCCGCGGGCCGTCGGCAACCTCGTGCTCACCTCCGGCCCGGAGACGATGATCGCCCTCCGCTAG
- a CDS encoding helix-turn-helix domain-containing protein, protein MTSKVLPQPERDEIRVEAVLQALGEPVRLTIVRALAEQPAGIACGEIELPVTASTRAHHLRTLREAGVISTHTDGTRRISILRREDLEKLYPGLLSGVLAAKQ, encoded by the coding sequence ATGACCAGCAAAGTCCTCCCGCAGCCGGAGCGGGACGAGATCCGCGTCGAGGCGGTTCTCCAGGCGCTTGGCGAGCCGGTCCGGCTGACGATCGTCCGCGCGCTCGCCGAGCAGCCGGCCGGGATCGCGTGCGGCGAGATCGAACTCCCGGTGACCGCGTCCACCCGGGCGCACCACCTCCGGACACTGCGCGAGGCCGGCGTCATCTCCACCCACACCGACGGCACCCGGCGGATCAGCATCCTCCGCCGCGAGGACCTCGAGAAGCTCTACCCCGGTCTGCTCAGCGGGGTCTTGGCAGCCAAGCAGTAA
- a CDS encoding MFS transporter, with the protein MSARIYLLGAGAFAVGTSAYVVSGVLPDVSSELHVSLTAAGQLATAFSLSYAIGAPILSTLTGRWERRTLLIAALVLAALGNLIAALAVNYPILIAGRVVAALGAAMYTPAATLFATSLLPPEERGRAVAIVFGGLTFALVLGVPAGTLLGPTLGYKGVFALITAVAVLVAIAERAALPTVDAPPVVSLRERFAGVADRRVQIILAMTVLAVLAAFSVYIYIVPLLEHTAGLTGSITGLLLLLYGVGAVIGNFFGGWITDRFGSLRTLVVLMLSITAVLATLDLTLTTTVGAGAALVVWGALTWAFNPPVQNLLLELGGGLLISLNASAIYLGAGLSAVVGGLVIQTLGVGYLPVLGAVLSLVVLGLVYLLWRDPALQRVEELEREEDVYVTAAAD; encoded by the coding sequence ATGTCCGCACGGATCTACCTGCTCGGTGCCGGCGCGTTCGCGGTCGGCACCAGCGCGTACGTCGTGTCCGGTGTGCTGCCCGACGTCAGCTCCGAGCTGCACGTCTCGCTGACGGCCGCGGGTCAGCTCGCCACCGCGTTCTCGCTGTCGTACGCGATCGGTGCGCCGATCCTGTCCACGCTGACCGGCCGGTGGGAGCGCCGTACGCTGCTGATCGCGGCCCTGGTCCTGGCCGCGCTCGGCAACCTGATCGCCGCGCTGGCCGTGAACTACCCGATCCTGATCGCCGGACGCGTGGTGGCCGCGCTCGGTGCTGCCATGTACACGCCGGCCGCCACACTGTTCGCCACCAGCCTGTTGCCTCCGGAGGAACGCGGTAGAGCAGTAGCCATCGTGTTCGGCGGGCTGACGTTCGCGCTGGTGCTCGGCGTACCCGCCGGCACGCTGCTGGGCCCGACGCTCGGCTACAAGGGTGTCTTCGCGCTGATCACCGCGGTCGCCGTACTGGTCGCGATCGCCGAGCGCGCCGCTCTGCCGACGGTCGACGCACCACCCGTGGTCAGCCTGCGGGAACGGTTCGCCGGTGTGGCCGACCGGCGGGTACAGATCATCCTCGCGATGACGGTGCTCGCGGTGCTGGCCGCGTTCAGCGTCTACATCTACATCGTCCCGCTGCTCGAGCACACCGCCGGCCTGACCGGCAGCATCACAGGCCTCCTGCTCCTGCTGTACGGCGTGGGCGCGGTGATCGGCAACTTCTTCGGCGGCTGGATCACCGACCGCTTCGGCAGCCTCCGCACACTCGTCGTCCTGATGCTCTCGATCACAGCCGTCCTGGCCACGCTCGACCTGACGCTGACCACCACGGTGGGCGCAGGAGCAGCCCTGGTCGTGTGGGGCGCGCTGACGTGGGCCTTCAACCCGCCGGTCCAGAACCTCCTGCTGGAGCTCGGCGGCGGTCTCCTCATCTCGCTGAACGCCTCCGCGATCTACCTCGGTGCAGGTCTGTCCGCGGTCGTCGGTGGCCTGGTGATCCAGACCCTCGGCGTCGGCTACCTACCTGTCCTGGGTGCGGTCCTGTCGCTGGTAGTGCTTGGCCTGGTCTACCTCCTCTGGCGTGACCCGGCTCTGCAGCGTGTGGAGGAGCTGGAGCGCGAGGAGGACGTCTACGTCACCGCAGCCGCTGACTGA
- a CDS encoding AAA family ATPase — MPADTSDTLQAEKDYLKTSRAALALMREKTGALEIHSADRVNQEFLQAAIFQRMKELEDDPDVPLFFGRLDYLEPAEETFHIGRRHVNDAHGEPLVVDWRADISVPFYRASKTEPMGVGIRRRFGFTHGEMTAFEDEDLTAGGPAEQHSDILDAEIERPRSGPMRDIVATIQPEQDVIVRAGVEQTICVQGAPGTGKTAVGLHRAAYLLYAYRDQLSRAGVLVVGPNASFLRYIGDVLPALGEIEAKQTTVEELVARVKIAGPGSAPVDVLKGDARMAEVLHRAVWSHVKQPQEALVVPRGAHRWRVATYQAEELVNELRTRGIRYGAGRAMLPQRLAHAVLLRMEAAGDSPDDRVQDAVARSRPVKQYAEALWPAVDPAKLLFRLFTEPELLAEHADGILTAEEQALLTWDKVPRSPGAAKWSVADATLIDEIADLVDRTPSLGHVVLDEAQDLSAMQLRAVGRRCSTGSMTVLGDIAQGTTPWATPSWDEALKHLGKTSAHTEELTAGFRVPGQVIEYAARLLPSIAPHLKPPTAVRRARGELTITRVPDSLAAAVTAVREVSERPGSIGLIVPDALVPAARKALHGMAFSVLGDEDDVEAHLDVVPASLAKGLEFDHVVLVEPAGIVAGEADERTGLRRLYVCLTRAVTSLVVLHSEDLPEVLEAP, encoded by the coding sequence ATGCCCGCAGACACGTCCGACACGCTCCAGGCCGAGAAGGACTACCTGAAGACCTCCCGGGCGGCGCTGGCGCTGATGCGGGAGAAGACCGGGGCGCTGGAGATCCACAGCGCGGACCGGGTCAACCAGGAGTTCCTGCAGGCCGCCATCTTCCAGCGGATGAAGGAGCTCGAGGACGACCCGGACGTGCCGCTGTTCTTCGGCCGGCTGGACTACCTCGAGCCGGCCGAGGAGACCTTCCACATCGGCCGCCGGCACGTGAACGACGCGCACGGCGAGCCGCTGGTGGTGGACTGGCGAGCAGACATCTCGGTGCCGTTCTACCGGGCCAGCAAGACCGAGCCCATGGGTGTCGGCATCCGCCGCCGCTTCGGCTTCACGCACGGCGAGATGACCGCGTTCGAGGACGAGGACCTGACCGCGGGCGGTCCGGCCGAACAGCACAGCGACATCCTGGACGCGGAGATCGAGCGCCCGCGGTCGGGCCCGATGCGCGACATCGTGGCCACCATCCAGCCGGAGCAGGACGTGATCGTCCGGGCCGGTGTCGAGCAGACCATCTGCGTGCAGGGAGCACCTGGCACCGGTAAGACGGCGGTCGGCCTGCACAGAGCGGCGTACCTGCTCTACGCGTACCGCGACCAGCTCAGCCGCGCGGGTGTGCTCGTCGTGGGGCCGAACGCCAGCTTCCTGCGGTACATCGGTGACGTCCTGCCCGCGCTGGGTGAGATCGAGGCGAAGCAGACCACGGTCGAGGAGCTCGTCGCCCGGGTGAAGATCGCCGGTCCGGGGTCCGCGCCGGTCGACGTCCTCAAGGGCGACGCGCGGATGGCCGAGGTACTGCATCGGGCGGTGTGGTCGCACGTCAAGCAGCCGCAGGAGGCGCTCGTCGTCCCGCGCGGCGCGCACAGGTGGCGCGTGGCGACGTACCAGGCAGAGGAGCTCGTCAACGAGCTGCGGACGCGCGGCATCAGGTACGGCGCCGGGCGCGCGATGCTGCCGCAGCGGCTGGCGCACGCCGTACTGCTGCGCATGGAGGCGGCCGGTGACTCACCTGACGACCGGGTGCAGGACGCGGTCGCGCGGAGCCGTCCCGTCAAGCAGTACGCCGAGGCGCTCTGGCCGGCGGTGGACCCGGCCAAGCTGCTGTTCAGGCTCTTCACCGAGCCGGAGCTGCTCGCCGAGCACGCCGACGGCATCCTGACCGCTGAGGAGCAGGCACTCCTGACCTGGGACAAGGTGCCGCGGTCGCCCGGCGCGGCCAAGTGGTCCGTTGCCGACGCCACGCTGATCGACGAGATCGCCGACCTGGTCGACCGTACGCCGTCGCTCGGCCACGTGGTGCTCGACGAGGCGCAGGACCTGTCCGCGATGCAGCTGCGCGCCGTCGGCCGACGCTGCTCCACCGGCTCGATGACCGTGCTCGGCGACATCGCGCAGGGCACCACGCCGTGGGCGACGCCGTCGTGGGACGAGGCGCTGAAGCACCTCGGCAAGACCAGCGCCCACACCGAGGAGCTGACCGCGGGCTTCCGTGTCCCCGGGCAGGTGATCGAGTACGCCGCCCGCCTGCTGCCGTCGATCGCCCCGCACCTGAAGCCACCGACAGCGGTACGGCGGGCGCGTGGTGAGCTGACCATCACGCGCGTGCCGGACAGCCTGGCTGCCGCGGTGACCGCGGTCCGCGAGGTGTCCGAACGCCCAGGCTCGATCGGGCTGATCGTCCCGGACGCACTGGTCCCCGCCGCACGGAAGGCTCTGCACGGCATGGCCTTCTCGGTGCTGGGCGACGAGGACGACGTGGAAGCCCATCTGGACGTCGTACCGGCGTCGCTGGCCAAGGGTCTCGAGTTCGACCACGTGGTGCTGGTGGAGCCGGCCGGCATCGTGGCTGGTGAGGCCGACGAGCGGACCGGGCTCCGGCGCCTCTACGTCTGCCTGACGCGTGCCGTCACCTCACTGGTCGTGCTGCACAGCGAGGACCTGCCCGAGGTACTAGAAGCCCCGTGA
- a CDS encoding phosphatase PAP2 family protein, producing MVREAVLLATLFLVYSAGRQLAARHSGSAFDHAHEVLSFQRWLHLPDEAAIQHWALQFPQLVQGANLYYASVHAPLTAAVLLWLSIWRPRAYAHVRWTMVSLTGLALIGHIAFPLAPPRMLPGFVDTGLRFGQSVYGPDQTGSAVNQFAAMPSLHVGWAALIALSMVLITRSRWRWLWLLHPIVTFGVVVVTANHYWLDGIVVLVLLAASLPFLLRPGLHADRPRTRNSVPPRRVLK from the coding sequence GTGGTCCGGGAAGCAGTCCTGCTGGCCACCCTCTTCCTTGTCTACAGTGCCGGACGGCAGCTCGCCGCCCGACACTCCGGTTCCGCGTTCGACCACGCTCACGAGGTGCTGTCGTTCCAGCGCTGGCTGCACCTGCCGGACGAGGCAGCGATCCAGCACTGGGCGCTGCAGTTCCCGCAGCTGGTACAAGGGGCGAACCTGTACTACGCGAGCGTGCACGCTCCGCTCACCGCCGCAGTACTGCTCTGGCTGAGCATCTGGCGGCCCAGGGCGTACGCACACGTCCGCTGGACGATGGTGTCGCTGACCGGGCTGGCGCTGATCGGTCACATCGCGTTCCCGCTGGCGCCGCCGCGGATGCTGCCGGGCTTCGTCGACACCGGGCTGCGGTTCGGCCAGTCCGTCTACGGCCCCGACCAGACCGGTAGCGCGGTGAACCAGTTCGCCGCGATGCCGAGCCTGCACGTCGGCTGGGCCGCACTGATCGCGCTGTCGATGGTCCTGATCACCCGGTCGCGGTGGCGGTGGCTGTGGCTGCTGCACCCTATCGTCACGTTCGGCGTGGTCGTGGTCACCGCCAACCACTACTGGCTGGACGGCATCGTCGTACTGGTCCTGCTGGCGGCCAGCCTCCCGTTCCTGCTCCGGCCGGGTCTGCACGCCGACAGGCCCAGGACCCGTAATTCGGTTCCACCACGGCGAGTGCTCAAGTAA
- a CDS encoding carbohydrate ABC transporter permease: MSRKIVQGVPMPSWPMRIFKGFVLLIFCAVVIIPFVGVISTSVAPNKQINEAGGLVLLPESINFAAYESLFAGGVVTRALFVSIFVTIVGTLLSLTVSCLLAYALSRPGFSAGRPILLVVLFSMLFSPGIIPVYLTVKGVGLLDSIWALIVPTMISAFNVVVLRAFFMNLPNEITESARIDGAGELKTFTYIVLPLSKAVLSVIGLFYAVAYWNAFFSALLYLNDSKLWPLQLVLRTYVINDTQLGSAELGTELLPPQASIQMAILVVSIVPILLVYPFLQRHFAKGVLTGAVKG; the protein is encoded by the coding sequence ATGAGTCGCAAGATCGTCCAGGGCGTGCCGATGCCGTCCTGGCCCATGCGGATCTTCAAAGGCTTCGTGCTGCTGATCTTCTGTGCGGTCGTGATCATCCCGTTCGTCGGGGTGATCTCGACCAGCGTCGCGCCGAACAAGCAGATCAACGAGGCCGGCGGTCTCGTGCTGCTGCCGGAGTCGATCAACTTCGCGGCCTACGAGTCGTTGTTCGCCGGCGGCGTGGTGACGCGCGCGCTGTTCGTCAGCATCTTCGTGACGATCGTCGGCACGCTGCTCAGCCTGACCGTGTCGTGCCTGCTGGCCTACGCGCTGTCGCGGCCCGGCTTCTCGGCGGGGCGGCCGATCCTGCTGGTGGTGCTGTTCAGCATGCTGTTCTCGCCCGGCATCATCCCGGTCTACCTGACCGTGAAGGGCGTCGGCCTGCTGGACAGCATCTGGGCCCTGATCGTGCCGACGATGATCAGCGCGTTCAACGTCGTCGTCCTGCGGGCGTTCTTCATGAACCTGCCGAACGAGATCACCGAGAGCGCGCGGATCGACGGCGCCGGCGAGCTGAAGACGTTCACCTACATCGTGCTGCCGCTGTCGAAGGCGGTGCTGTCGGTGATCGGCCTGTTCTACGCGGTGGCGTACTGGAACGCGTTCTTCTCCGCACTGCTGTACCTCAACGACTCCAAGCTCTGGCCGTTGCAGCTGGTACTGCGGACGTACGTCATCAACGACACGCAGCTGGGCAGCGCGGAGCTCGGTACCGAGCTGCTGCCGCCGCAGGCCTCGATCCAGATGGCGATCCTGGTCGTCTCGATCGTGCCGATCCTGCTGGTCTACCCGTTCCTGCAGCGGCACTTCGCGAAGGGTGTGCTCACCGGCGCCGTGAAGGGCTGA
- a CDS encoding ABC transporter permease subunit, protein MLQRSSTRPQQQLSLGRRLLRDRVLLLFALPGIGLIVLFHYVPLLGNVIAFKDYQPFLGIGGSDWSGWANFSVIFNGDPAFLRALKNTLILTSLQSIFVFPAPILLALLLNSLFSERIKRIAQSILYLPHFMSWVIVVALFQQMLGGSGLLNNYLRSHDLTTIDIIGNSELFHVLLTSQIIWKDTGWATILFLAALSQIDSQLYEAASVDGASRMKQLWHVTLPGLRGIIILLFILRLGDSLTVGFEQIILQQQAVGRDVSEVLDTYVYNNGVLGGAWGVAAAVGLVKGIVGVILVLTANKVAHMFGEQGVYQR, encoded by the coding sequence ATGTTGCAGCGATCCTCCACGCGCCCGCAGCAGCAGCTGAGCCTCGGCCGGCGGCTGCTGCGGGACCGCGTCCTGCTGTTGTTCGCGCTGCCCGGCATCGGACTGATCGTCCTGTTCCACTACGTGCCGCTGCTGGGCAACGTGATCGCGTTCAAGGACTACCAGCCGTTCCTCGGGATCGGCGGCAGCGACTGGTCGGGCTGGGCGAACTTCAGCGTGATCTTCAACGGCGACCCGGCGTTCCTGCGGGCGCTGAAGAACACGCTGATCCTGACCAGCCTGCAGTCGATCTTCGTGTTCCCGGCGCCGATCCTGCTCGCGCTGCTGCTGAACTCGCTGTTCTCCGAGCGGATCAAGCGGATCGCGCAGAGCATCCTCTACCTGCCGCACTTCATGTCCTGGGTGATCGTGGTCGCGCTGTTCCAGCAGATGCTCGGCGGCAGCGGGCTGCTGAACAACTACCTGCGTTCGCACGACCTGACGACGATCGACATCATCGGGAACTCCGAACTGTTCCACGTGCTGCTGACGTCGCAGATCATCTGGAAGGACACCGGGTGGGCGACCATCCTGTTCCTGGCCGCGCTGTCCCAGATCGACTCGCAGCTTTACGAGGCCGCGAGTGTGGACGGCGCCAGCCGGATGAAGCAGCTCTGGCACGTCACGCTGCCCGGCCTGCGCGGGATCATCATCCTGCTGTTCATCCTGCGGCTCGGTGACTCGCTGACCGTCGGGTTCGAGCAGATCATCCTGCAGCAGCAGGCGGTCGGCCGCGATGTCAGCGAAGTACTGGACACGTACGTCTACAACAACGGCGTACTCGGCGGCGCCTGGGGTGTCGCGGCGGCGGTCGGCCTGGTGAAGGGCATCGTCGGCGTGATCCTCGTGCTGACGGCGAACAAGGTGGCGCACATGTTCGGCGAGCAGGGGGTGTACCAGCGATGA
- a CDS encoding extracellular solute-binding protein: MPVSRRTFLGGGLAAAAVAVTGTPLLAGCASDKKNTAAANAAVKLPTYTKYGEIKPDLPGTDVVLDGFLKYPANPVKAIAEAPGDGKPITFMTNIPGAIPPAADRNQFWQELNKRLGSELQISMASNDEYKDKFATRIAGGDLPDILNIPTDTPQIPGLVKSKCMDLTEHLSGDAISKYPFLANIPTEFWKGCVFNGAIYGVPVPRGMSRTSGTLYREDLLAAKGIKDPAPKNFQEFFDLAKEMTAAKQNKWAWTRVPMSVIRMMLGIPNVWKSDGGKFTSMYEHEAQEQALEAGRKMVAAGVVNPDAFNDKSSARKQWFNGGIAAFDYDSTVAWNQYYSDNSAGDAFAVNMLDVPGFDGGEGAPWMGSALNNVTSFNKDSQHSAETLLKIANWMAAPFGTEEYMFRKYGIAGRHYTLKDTDPVPTKVGTVETGIGLQYISDSTLALYWAGKPEVPQKQHAIQQKFEKRLVYDASYGLYSDTASKKQAQLTKTMNDLESQIVQGKKPVSDWKAAVATWKSSGGDKMRTEFEQAFADTAGK; encoded by the coding sequence ATGCCGGTCAGCAGAAGAACTTTCCTCGGCGGCGGTCTGGCCGCCGCCGCTGTCGCGGTCACGGGTACGCCGCTGCTGGCGGGGTGCGCGTCCGACAAGAAGAACACCGCCGCGGCGAACGCGGCCGTGAAGCTGCCGACGTACACGAAGTACGGCGAGATCAAGCCGGACCTGCCGGGCACCGACGTGGTGCTGGACGGGTTCCTGAAGTACCCGGCGAATCCGGTGAAGGCGATTGCCGAGGCTCCTGGTGACGGCAAGCCGATCACGTTCATGACGAACATCCCCGGTGCCATCCCGCCCGCCGCCGACCGGAACCAGTTCTGGCAGGAGCTGAACAAGCGGCTCGGTTCCGAGCTGCAGATCAGCATGGCGTCGAACGACGAGTACAAGGACAAGTTCGCCACCCGGATCGCGGGCGGCGACCTGCCGGACATCCTGAACATCCCGACCGACACCCCGCAGATCCCCGGCCTGGTGAAGTCCAAGTGCATGGACCTGACCGAGCACCTGTCCGGCGACGCGATCAGCAAGTACCCGTTCCTGGCGAACATCCCGACCGAGTTCTGGAAGGGCTGCGTCTTCAACGGCGCGATCTACGGCGTCCCGGTGCCGCGCGGCATGTCCCGTACCTCGGGCACGCTCTACCGCGAGGACCTGCTCGCCGCCAAGGGCATCAAGGACCCGGCCCCGAAGAACTTCCAGGAGTTCTTCGACCTGGCCAAGGAGATGACCGCGGCCAAGCAGAACAAGTGGGCCTGGACCCGGGTGCCGATGTCGGTGATCCGGATGATGCTCGGGATCCCGAACGTCTGGAAGTCCGACGGCGGCAAGTTCACCTCGATGTACGAGCACGAGGCGCAGGAGCAGGCCCTCGAGGCCGGCCGCAAGATGGTCGCCGCCGGCGTGGTGAACCCGGACGCCTTCAACGACAAGTCCAGCGCCCGCAAGCAGTGGTTCAACGGCGGTATCGCCGCGTTCGACTACGACAGCACCGTGGCCTGGAACCAGTACTACTCCGACAACAGCGCCGGCGACGCGTTCGCCGTGAACATGCTCGACGTCCCGGGCTTCGACGGCGGCGAGGGCGCGCCGTGGATGGGCTCGGCGCTGAACAACGTCACGTCGTTCAACAAGGACAGCCAGCACTCGGCCGAGACGCTGCTGAAGATCGCGAACTGGATGGCGGCGCCGTTCGGCACCGAGGAGTACATGTTCCGCAAGTACGGCATCGCCGGCCGGCACTACACGCTCAAGGACACCGACCCGGTGCCCACCAAGGTCGGCACCGTGGAGACCGGCATCGGCCTGCAGTACATCAGCGACTCCACGCTGGCGCTGTACTGGGCCGGCAAGCCGGAGGTCCCGCAGAAGCAGCACGCGATCCAGCAGAAGTTCGAGAAGCGGCTGGTGTACGACGCGTCGTACGGGCTGTACTCCGACACGGCGTCGAAGAAGCAGGCCCAGCTGACCAAGACCATGAACGACCTGGAGAGCCAGATCGTCCAGGGCAAGAAGCCGGTCTCGGACTGGAAGGCGGCCGTGGCGACCTGGAAGTCCTCGGGCGGCGACAAGATGCGTACCGAGTTCGAGCAGGCGTTCGCCGACACGGCAGGGAAGTGA